Proteins from a genomic interval of Rosa chinensis cultivar Old Blush chromosome 2, RchiOBHm-V2, whole genome shotgun sequence:
- the LOC112190305 gene encoding zinc finger MYM-type protein 1-like: MSNHEPKAKRSKFIDSWFKRTNVESSSSNVVSEPSISSPNIDVEPQPSIPEPQNNINALERDPGLRCAIWKYPVNERDSIRKTYVLLGPFQPELEFPFTEQGSQQRRFQFSWFKDNPWLEYSIALDRAYCFPCFLFDTEDSQHTAFTVDGFKAWKRVCGSDNVLMKHVGGLNSPHHAAMQKWDLLRNPTKQIETIFQSKSSKDIEDNRLRLKASIESVRLLANQGAAFRGHDETENSLNAGYFREVIKSFSRMSIEVERVVLGNAPGNAKYISPSIQKQLLNILGNKARNKIREEVGDSKYCILVDEAVDISSKEQMAIILRFVDCQGIIRERFFKIVSVPNTTSQTLKDEISKVLTMYNLQVRNMRGQGYDGASNMRAKGVPEIWQLFSSLSLIVNFVDSSAKRHSALKAVRKEEIADLVACGQLQIGTGANQVCTLQRAAATRWSSHFHSIKSLIELFSSTKKTLNYMIEQGPKELQGEAVAVLKAMMSFDFVFCLLLMHKLMKITEVLCQTLQRKSLDFVHAMKFVGHTKSFLQEMREEGWDDLVRNVETFCEKHDIDIPDMNARYKDGACNLAKKYYPEDFIDSEMFALELECAYYEKDMRSDPKFQNLESISDLCRMLVQSRKSEFFPMLYRLICLVLTIPVSPATTERAFSAMNIIKNKLRNKMEDEFLGDCMVLHIEKEYAESIDNESVIKEFEACGTRRVRFS, from the exons ATGTCAAATCATGAGCCAAAAGCGAAGCGATCAAAATTCATTGACTCATGGTTTAAAAGAACAAATGTTGAGTCTTCAAGTTCAAATGTGGTTTCTGAACCTTCCATATCCTCTCCAAATATTGATGTTGAACCCCAACCTTCCATTCCTGAACCACAAAATAATATCAACGCTCTTGAACGTGATCCTGGATTACGTTGTGCCATATGGAAATATCCAGTCAATGAGCGTGATAGTATTCGAAAAACCTATGTTTTGTTGGGTCCATTTCAACCTGAGTTAGAATTTCCATTCACTGAACAAGGGAGTCAACAACGTAGATTTCAGTTTTCTTGGTTCAAGGACAATCCATGGCTTGAATATTCAATTGCTCTTGATAGGGCGTATTGCTTCCCTTGTTTTCTATTTGACACTGAAGATTCTCAGCATACAGCATTCACCGTTGATGGGTTTAAGGCTTGGAAGAGGGTTTGTGGTAGTGATAATGTGTTGATGAAGCATGTAGGAGGCCTTAATTCTCCCCATCATGCTGCAATGCAAAAATGGGATTTATTAAGAAATCCTACcaaacaaattgaaacaatttttCAGTCAAAATCTAGTAAGGATATAGAGGACAATCGATTGAGGCTTAAGGCTTCAATAGAAAGTGTAAGATTGCTAGCTAATCAAGGAGCTGCTTTTAGAGGCCATGATGAAACTGAAAACTCATTGAATGCGGGATATTTTAGAGAAGTCATAAAATCTTTTTCAAGAATGAGTATTGAGGTTGAGAGAGTTGTTTTGGGAAATGCTCCCGGAAATGCCAAGTACATTAGTCCATCAATTCAAAAGCAACTTCTAAATATTCTTGGTAATAAAGCGAGGAACAAGATACGTGAAGAAGTTGGAGATTCCAAATATTGTATTCTTGTTGATGAAGCAGTAGATATATCTAGTAAGGAACAAATGGCCATTATTTTGAGGTTTGTTGATTGTCAAGGTATTATTCGAGAACGATTTTTTAAGATTGTGAGTGTTCCTAACACTACCTCACAAACTCTTAAAGATGAGATTTCTAAAGTACTTACTATGTACAATCTTCAAGTGAGAAATATGCGTGGTCAAGGATATGATGGTGCTAGCAATATGAGAG CTAAAGGGGTGCCGGAGATTTGGCAATTATTTTCAAGTTTAAGTTTAATTGTGAATTTTGTTGATTCTTCTGCTAAGCGTCATTCTGCATTAAAAGCTGTGAGAAAGGAAGAAATTGCAGATTTGGTAGCGTGTGGCCAACTTCAAATAGGTACTGGTGCTAATCAAGTTTGTACTTTGCAACGAGCTGCTGCTACACGTTGGAGCTCACATTTTCATTCAATTAAGAGTTTGATTGAATTGTTTAGTTCAACCAAAAAAACTCTTAATTATATGATTGAGCAAGGACCCAAGGAATTGCAAGGAGAAGCTGTGGCTGTTCTTAAAGCTATGATgtcttttgattttgtgttctgcTTGCTTCTAATGCACAAATTGATGAAAATTACTGAAGTTCTTTGTCAGACATTACAGCGAAAATCTCTTGACTTCGTACATGCTATGAAGTTTGTTGGACATACAAAATCATTTCTTCAAGAGATGAGAGAAGAAGGCTGGGATGACTTGGTAAGAAATGTTGAAACTTTTTGTGAGAAACATGATATTGATATTCCTGATATGAATGCTCGTTATAAGGATG GTGCATGCAATCTTGCAAAGAAGTATTATCCTGAAGATTTTATTGATAGTGAAATGTTTGCTCTAGAATTAGAGTGTGCATATTATGAGAAGGATATGCGTAGTGATCCAAAGTTCCAGAATTTGGAATCCATTTCTGATTTGTGCAGAATGTTGGTTCAATCAAGGAAGTCAGAATTTTTCCCTATGCTTTATAGATTGATTTGTCTAGTTTTGACTATTCCTGTTTCTCCGGCGACCACTGAAAGGGCATTTTCAGCTATGAACATCATTAAGAATAAACTTAGAAACAAGATGGAGGATGAGTTTCTTGGTGATTGTATGGTCCTTCACATTGAGAAAGAATATGCTGAATCTATTGACAATGAATCGGTGATCAAAGAGTTTGAAGCTTGTGGAACTCGTAGAGTTAGATTTAGTTAG
- the LOC112188090 gene encoding F-box protein At5g67140 produces MEGEAEIDRLPLDLLANIFVLITSFTDLAQASGVCRKWKQGVKQSLGRRDSLSFAGWKMDDDSTARLLRYAYSLRDLDISRSRWGCQITDTGLYRISLAKCISNLTSISLWGVTGITDKGVVHLISRANSLQHLNIGGTFITDESLYVIANSCPHLKTIVLWSCRHVTENGLLFLVNSCRKLESINLWGTRVPVECFIALLTISPALQIKPKGLTYNVDASMLPVI; encoded by the exons ATGGAGGGAGAGGCTGAGATTGATCGGTTGCCTCTAGACCTCTTGGCTAATATCTTTGTTCTCATCACCTCCTTCACTGATTTGGCACA AGCAAGCGGTGTGTGTAGAAAATGGAAACAGGGTGTGAAGCAGAGTCTGGGACGCAGAGACAGTTTGAGCTTTGCTGGTTGGAAGATGGATGATGACTCCACAGCTCGTCTGCTTCGCTATGCTTATAGCCTCAGAGACTTGGATAT TTCAAGGAGCCGGTGGGGTTGTCAGATAACCGACACCGGATTGTACCGGATCTCTTTGGCAAAGTGTATCAGCAATTTAACATCCATATCGTTATGGGGTGTTACAGGGATCACGGATAAAGGTGTTGTTCATTTG ATATCCAGAGCTAATTCCTTGCAGCACCTGAATATTGGTGGCACATTCATCACAGATGAATCACTGTATGTCATTGCTAATAGCTGTCCACATTTGAAG ACTATTGTTCTATGGAGCTGCCGCCATGTAACAGAGAACGGCCTTCTTTTTCTTGTAAATAGTTGCCGCAAGCTTGAGTCCATTAATTTATGGGGAACCAGAGTTCCTGTAGAATGCTTCATTGCTTTGCTTACTATCAGTCCAGCTCTTCAGATAAAACCAAAAGGCCTGACTTATAATGTTGATGCTTCTATGTTGCCTGTGATATAA
- the LOC112188089 gene encoding PI-PLC X domain-containing protein At5g67130, translating to MLPCSPHHLRALTTIGYLYLLLFSVFAPTSSACSNGNCQLLEACAAATDCGPGLYCGNCPTAGKTQPVCTRGQAVVPTSIVNGLPFNKYTWLVTHNSFSIVDAPPLPGVQRLTFYNQEDTVTNQLRNGVRGLMLDMYDFENDIWLCHSFRGQCYNFTAFQPAINTLTEVEAFLSENPTEIVTIIIEDYVHTSKGLTTLFTKAGLDKYWFPVSKMPRKGEDWPTVTEMVQDNHRLIVFTSDASKEAQEGVAYQWKYMVENEAGDPGVKPGSCPKRKESKALNSKSVSLFFQNYFPTYPVETEACKEHSTPLEAMVGTCFKAAGVMPNFLAVNYYMRSDGGGVFDAVDRMNGPTLCGCSTLAACQAGASFGSCKNVSVPTRSPATNNAGSFTGSVQFANSAPTLSSTNRVVAFLFYLPLMAFWL from the exons ATGCTACCCTGTTCACCACACCACCTTAGAGCCTTAACCACAATTGGGTACCTCTATCTCCTCCTCTTCTCTGTCTTTGCCCCAACCTCCTCTGCTTGCTCCAATGGGAACTGCCag CTTCTAGAAGCTTGTGCTGCGGCCACGGACTGTGGGCCGGGTCTGTACTGTGGCAACTGCCCAACTGCGGGCAAGACTCAACCGGTTTGTACCAGAGGCCAAGCGGTCGTACCCACTTCAATT GTTAATGGCTTACCCTTCAACAAGTACACATGGCTGGTGACTCATAACTCTTTCAGCATCGTCGATGCGCCGCCTTTGCCTGGTGTTCAGAGACTCACATTTTACAATCAGGAAGATACTGTTACTAACCAGTTGAGG AATGGAGTGAGGGGGTTGATGTTGGATATGTATGATTTCGAGAATGATATCTGGCTCTGCCATTCGTTTCGGGGGCAATGCTACAACTTCACTGCGTTT CAACCTGCAATTAACACTTTGACGGAGGTGGAAGCATTTTTAAGCGAGAACCCAACAGAGATTGTGACTATTATAATCGAGGACTATGTGCATACTTCGAAGGGGTTAACAACATTGTTTACTAAGGCTGGGTTGGACAAATATTGGTTTCCTGTATCCAAAATGCCGAGAAAGGGTGAGGACTGGCCCACTGTGACTGAGATGGTGCAAGACAATCACCGGCTTATTGTTTTCACCTCTGATGCTTCGAAGGAAGCACAGGAAGGAGTAGCTTACCAATGGAAGTACATGGTGGAAAATGAAG CTGGAGATCCTGGGGTCAAACCGGGGTCATGCCCGAAGAGGAAAGAATCAAAGGCACTGAATTCAAAAAGTGTGTCTCTTTTCTTCCAAAATTATTTCCCAACATATCCAGTTGAAACTGAAGCTTGCAAAGAGCATTCAACTCCACTTGAAGCGATGGTTGGAACCTGTTTCAAAGCAGCTGGGGTGATGCCAAACTTTTTGGCAGTCAACTATTACATG AGGAGTGATGGCGGAGGTGTATTTGATGCTGTTGATAGAATGAATGGACCAACACTTTGTGGGTGTAGTACTCTCGCTGCCTGCCAG GCTGGAGCATCTTTTGGATCCTGCAAGAATGTTTCTGTACCTACTAGAAGTCCAGCAACCAACAATGCAGGAAGCTTTACTGGCTCTGTTCAGTTTGCAAATTCTGCTCCAACACTTTCTTCTACGAATCGTGTGGTTGCCTTTTTGTTTTATCTTCCACTGATGGCATTTTGGTTATGA
- the LOC121051188 gene encoding uncharacterized protein LOC121051188 translates to MDKSWMKADRRSLQFRLGLEEFLKFASDNARDINKICCPCLKCHNTDFGGIGHQFVADRLLATFQEIREAQIAKQKENKYPHRMSRKGYANLMEELSESVPLQELDRATMWIKARQDRNGNFKQPEVEKKAEKIEHLRKREAEGEIATSGSDDVLTLALGNPEHRGRVRGVGGNVKPDLYFNLPKRQKMTFEQRTRLSLKKILEEEKEVLLAKERTAWEEERDRKLAEERAYWTERIEKLEAKVDGKELPVESPKPVTAVNELGSGQGSCSRHGEKAAEKAAHDNIEAEVKGVKKKLVLRDEVSIEVEEEIVQPSDERVRLNPILEEEVREDVIVLEAPVHGEEEQLGEIKYKLAIDTVENIVAIGTVISVDLETK, encoded by the exons ATGGATAAGTCGTGGATGAAGGCTGATAGAAGATCACTACAGTTTCGGTTAGGACTTGAAGAATTTCTGAAATTTGCATCGGATAATGCAAGGGACATAAATAAAATATGTTGCCCTTGCTTGAAGTGCCATAACACTGATTTTGGTGGTATAGGGCACCAGTTTGTTGCTGATAGGCTTTTAGCTACCTTCCAG GAAATACGTGAAGCCCAAATTGCAAAGCAAAAGGAGAATAAATATCCTCATCGTATGTCACGCAAAGGTTATGCAAATTTAATGGAAGAACTG TCTGAAAGTGTCCCTTTACAAGAACTTGATAGAGCTACAATGTGGATCAAGGCTCGGCAAGATAGGAATGGCAACTTCAAACAACCTGAGGTAGAGAAGAAAGCcgaaaaaatt GAACATTTAAGGAAAAGGGAGGCTGAAGGGGAAATTGCCACATCTGGGTCTGATGATGTGCTCACTCTTGCATTGGGGAATCCGGAGCATAGAGGTAGGGTTAGAGGTGTTGGTGGCAATGTCAAGCCCGATTTATATTTCAACTTGCCAAAACGGCAAAAGATGACTTTTGAACAGAGGACTAGGTTATCGCTGAAGAAGATActagaggaggagaaggaagttTTGTTAGCTAAGGAAAGAACTGCATGGGAGGAGGAGAGGGATAGAAAACTTGCTGAGGAGAGAGCTTATTGGACTGAGAGGATTGAGAAGCTAGAAGCGAAGGTCGATGGGAAGGAGCTGCCTGTTGAGTCCCCCAAACCTGTCACAGCAGTTAATGAGCTTGGTTCAGGACAAGGGAGTTGTTCTCGCCATGGGGAGAAGGCTGCGGAGAAGGCTGCACATGATAATATTGAAGCTGAGGTGAAGggtgtgaagaagaagttggttttaAGAGATGAAGTGAGCATCGAGGTTGAAGAGGAAATTGTGCAGCCAAGTGATGAGAGGGTACGGTTAAACCCAATATTGGAAGAGGAGGTTAGAGAAGATGTCATTGTACTAGAGGCCCCAGTACATGGTGAAGAG GAACAATTAGGTGAGATCAAGTATAAACTGGCCATTGACACGGTGGAAAACATTGTGGCTATTGGAACTGTCATTAGTGTCGACCTTGAGACCAAATAG